The following proteins come from a genomic window of Candidozyma auris chromosome 4, complete sequence:
- the SHE9 gene encoding She9p, producing the protein MGIAQRLEEAKRKESLPKKSTKVEETKKSEAVPPKKVVEKPIMEKIDLGIKNLPSEKEKLRSAFSKKLEVHMENLQETIFRATRALNDVTGYSGIEKLKKSVENLEEELKSKKQTVKDSKLAYSEAIQKRSDSQKEINELLTRKHNWGPADVERFTELYRNDHTNQQEEERAEQQLAEAESEVDSVQNKLTQSILTRYHEEQIWSDKIRQASTWGTWIIMGINVLLFTVATFLVEPWKRRRLVNAFDAQVQQKMDSFSAEMRALAAGTAVPEKSSMKEESKATDAYVISFSGVSTWESFRNWIARYYNAVKNTQSSFFLQHQDFAILSAVMIGFGSILGGLFTHLLKAYIL; encoded by the coding sequence ATGGGAATAGCCCAAAGACTCGAGGAAGCAAAAAGGAAGGAGCTGTTGCCCAAGAAGTCCACGAAGGTGGAggaaacaaagaaatcagAAGCTGTTCCGCCCAAGAAGGTGGTCGAGAAACCGATAATGGAGAAAATCGACCTTGGGATAAAGAATCTACCttcagagaaagagaagctcagGAGtgctttctccaagaagctcgaggTTCACATGGAAAACCTCCAGGAAACCATTTTTCGAGCCACTCGTGCTCTAAACGACGTAACGGGGTACCTGGGAAtagaaaagttgaaaaagCTGGTGGAGAATTTagaggaggagctcaagagcaaAAAACAGACAGTCAAAGACAGCAAATTGGCGTACCTGGAGGCGATCCAGAAACGATCAGACTCTCAGAAGGAGATAAATGAACTATTGACTAGAAAACACAATTGGGGTCCGGCGGACGTTGAGCGTTTTACGGAACTCTATAGAAATGACCATACgaatcaacaagaagaggaaaggGCAGAGCAACAGTTGGCAGAGGCGGAGCTGGAAGTTGACTCTGTGCAAAACAAGTTGACTCAGCTGATCTTGACTCGGTACCATGAGGAGCAAATATGGAGTGACAAGATCAGACAGGCGCTGACGTGGGGAACTTGGATTATTATGGGCATCAACGTGCTTCTTTTTACAGTTGCTACTTTCTTGGTGGAGCCTTGGAAACGTAGAAGACTTGTGAATGCTTTCGATGCCCAGGTTCAGCAGAAAATGGATCTGTTCTCCGCTGAAATGAGGGCCTTAGCCGCCGGGACCGCTGTTCCAGAAAAGCTGTCCATGAAGGAGGAGAGTAAGGCGACTGATGCTTATGTAATAAGCTTTAGCGGGGTCTCCACTTGGGAGCTGTTCAGAAACTGGATTGCAAGATACTACAATGCCGTGAAAAACACCCAGTCGTCCTTTTTTCTCCAGCATCAGGACTTCGCCATACTTTCAGCAGTCATGATCGGCTTTGGCTCTATTCTCGGAGGTCTTTTCACACATTTACTCAAAGCTTACATACTATGA
- the PLC2 gene encoding Plc2p: protein MVNYKTWLKELNDDTKLGKLSIPGTHNSAACHTALPSVQCQGESVTKQLEHGVRFLDVRVGKYPLKSGDEANELTVVHGKFPVRIPFPKKFQDTLDEVFDFLKDNSSETVILSVKQEGTGEWNNDKDEFGNVIWDKYVKPNKDKFYLGTDLPRLGDARGKVILFRRFGDNNEGRRNEFGFDAHTWKYNCTEDDRGPFCVQDFCEIEKANDVPKKVEYVKNLAKKASEYNRSNDDGKLFINFCSGSNFFDHECWPQQVAKAMEEHKLQDSFDKGSGVIVLDYVESNDWKMAKELIDKNFK, encoded by the coding sequence ATGGTCAATTACAAAACGTGGTTGAAGGAGCTCAACGATGACACCAAATTGGGCAAGCTCTCTATCCCAGGCACCCACAACTCGGCCGCGTGCCACACGGCGTTGCCCAGCGTCCAGTGCCAGGGGGAGTCGGTGACGAAGCAGTTGGAGCACGGCGTGCGCTTTTTGGACGTGAGAGTGGGTAAGTACCCCTTGAAGTCGGGCGACGAGGCCAACGAATTGACGGTTGTTCACGGAAAGTTCCCCGTGAGAATTCCGTTCCCAAAGAAGTTCCAGGACACTTTGGACGAGGTGTTTGACTTTCTCAAGGACAACAGCTCGGAAACGGTAATTCTCTCGGTCAAGCAGGAAGGCACTGGTGAATGGAACAACGACAAGGACGAGTTTGGCAACGTAATCTGGGATAAGTACGTGAAGCccaacaaggacaagtttTACTTGGGCACTGACTTGCCTCGTTTGGGAGACGCCAGAGGCAAGGTGATTCTTTTCAGAAGATTCGGCGACAACAACGAGGGTAGAAGAAATGAATTTGGCTTTGACGCCCACACGTGGAAGTACAACTGTACGGAGGACGATAGAGGCCCCTTTTGCGTTCAGGACTTCTGTGAGATTGAAAAAGCCAACGATGTGCCTAAGAAGGTAGAGTACgtgaagaacttggccaagaaggccaGCGAGTACAACAGAAGCAACGACGACGGCAAGCTCTTCATTAATTTCTGCTCGGGctccaatttctttgacCACGAGTGCTGGCCCCAGCAGGTGGCCAAGGCCATGGAAGAGCACAAGCTCCAGGATAGCTTCGACAAGGGCAGCGGAGTCATTGTTTTGGACTATGTCGAGTCTAACGACTGGAAAATGGCCAAGGAGTTGATCgacaagaacttcaagtgA
- a CDS encoding nucleobase:cation symporter-2 family protein produces MGKLKTLGKRFWRKWTTREGLLGDYDYGYLFIPDMPFKKGQPKTQPFFGLNSSMPLVLGMILGLQHSLAMLAGVITPPMLISTAANLSNEIREYLISTSLIVAGSLSCIQITRFHIYKTPYYIGTGLLSVVGTSFATITICTKAMPLMYKTGLCPMDGDKELPCPDGYGRIIATGTVCALLEILLSFAPSKVLQRVFPPLVTGPVVLLIGTHLVETGFQNWMGGSNCVGEMCGTAKKLQWGSAEYLGLGFSVYATIVLSERFGSPIMKSCAVIMGLLVGCIIAAACGYFSSENIDSAPVATFPWVHTFKLQVYGPAVLPFFAGYIVLIMEAIGDITVTCDVSRLEVEGEMYESRIQGGVLADGVNSVIAGLMTMTPVSTFAQNNGVISVTKCANRKVGYWCAFFLIIMGIFAKFAAAIVSIPSTVLGGMTCFLFSSVTVSGIKIISTTELTRRDRFVLTAALVPGIGSVLVPNWFDNVFTYSGGNTALMGFFDVITLVMETGFAITGFVGLILNLIIPQVDEEMEEINEVVLETVGSATQEALEVYKSREQIFVNSKNDEGGNSSSSQINVK; encoded by the coding sequence ATGGGTAAATTGAAGACCTTGGGAAAGCGCTTCTGGCGCAAGTGGACAACCCGTGAGGGCTTGCTTGGCGACTACGACTATGGCTACCTCTTTATCCCAGATATGCCCTTCAAGAAGGGACAGCCCAAAACACAGCCGTTCTTCGGCTTGAATTCCAGTATGCCTCTTGTTCTAGGCATGATATTGGGCTTGCAACACTCCTTGGCCATGCTTGCTGGTGTTATCACCCCGCCCATGTTGATTTCTACCGCCGCCAACTTGAGCAACGAGATCAGAGAGTACCTCATCTCCACGTCGTTGATTGTCGCTGGCTCCTTGTCTTGTATTCAGATTACTCGTTTCCACATCTACAAGACTCCCTACTATATCGGCACAGGCTTGCTTTCCGTGGTGGGCACGTCGTTTGCGACCATCACTATTTGCACCAAGGCCATGCCCTTGATGTACAAGACCGGCCTATGCCCAATGGACGGCGACAAGGAGCTACCTTGCCCAGATGGATACGGCCGCATCATTGCCACAGGCACAGTGTGTGCATTGCTTGAAATACTCTTATCGTTTGCGCCCTCCAAAGTGTTGCAGAGGGTGTTTCCTCCGCTTGTCACTGGCCCCGTGGTGCTTCTCATTGGTACCCATTTAGTTGAAACTGGCTTTCAAAATTGGATGGGCGGCTCCAACTGTGTAGGTGAAATGTGTGGAACGGCGAAGAAGTTACAGTGGGGGCTGGCAGAGTATCTTGGTTTAGGATTCTCTGTTTATGCTACCATCGTTTTATCTGAGCGTTTCGGCTCTCCTATCATGAAATCTTGTGCTGTGATCATGGGTTTGCTTGTTGGGTGTATCATTGCTGCCGCTTGTGGCTACTTTTCTTCCGAAAACATCGACAGCGCCCCAGTGGCTACCTTCCCATGGGTGCACACATTCAAGCTCCAGGTGTACGGTCCAGCTGTGTTGCCATTTTTTGCGGGTTATATTGTTCTCATCATGGAAGCCATTGGTGACATCACGGTCACTTGTGATGTATCCAGGCTAGAGGTGGAGGGGGAAATGTACGAGTCAAGAATCCAGGGCGGTGTTCTCGCTGATGGGGTCAATTCTGTCATTGCTGGGCTCATGACTATGACTCCAGTGTCCACATTTGCCCAGAATAATGGTGTTATTTCGGTCACAAAGTGTGCAAACAGAAAAGTCGGCTACTGGTGTGCGTTCTTCCTTATCATCATGGGcatctttgcaaaattcgCTGCTGCAATTGTCTCCATCCCCAGCACAGTTCTCGGGGGTATGACATGCTTTTTGTTCTCCTCAGTGACGGTCTCAGGAATTAAAATTATTTCCACCACAGAACTTACCAGAAGAGACAGGTTTGTGTTGACGGCTGCGTTGGTTCCTGGTATCGGTTCTGTTTTGGTTCCCAACTGGTTCGACAATGTCTTCACATACTCTGGTGGCAACACTGCCTTGATGGGATTCTTCGATGTCATCACCTTAGTTATGGAAACAGGTTTTGCCATAACCGGATTTGTTGGTCTCATTCTTAACTTGATAATTCCACAGGTGGACGAGGAAATGGAGGAGATCAACGAGGTCGTATTAGAGACGGTGGGCTCGGCAACGCAAGAGGCCTTGGAGGTGTACAAGTCCAGAGAGCAGATCTTTGTTAACAGCAAGAACGATGAAGGCGGCAACCTGAGCTCGAGCCAGATTAACGTCAAATGA
- a CDS encoding peptidylprolyl isomerase FPR3 — translation MASLLPISTYNLALEPFNPQPALQEDFPVTVRITMAAVDPEAVDDKEEPSTLRVLKRAIPFGDDDLLDLEAEDEDDDEEDELDEEEEEEEEEEKPKEKKKEKKEKKGKKDEKKDEEEEDDEEDDEDDEDDEDDEDDVEEFVLCTLSPKVQFQQTLDFTISPNEEVHFVVTGSYPVHLSGNYVEHPADDEEDDYDSDEEDDYYDGEDYNLTPDEDELMDIADLEDESDVEGKIEELVEDDNSKKRAADEEEEQPAKKSKKDKKKEEKKVQFTKELEQGPTPSKKEKKNKKEEKKEEKKEEAKDKKEDKKEDKKEDKKEKKYPTKTLLGGVITEDRKTGTGATAKSGHKVGIRYIGKLKDGKVFDKNTSGKPFVFNLGKGECIKGFDLGVAGMAVGGERRVIIPPKMGYGSQKLPGIPANSELTFDIKLVSLK, via the coding sequence ATGGCTTCTTTGCTCCCAATTTCTACTTACAACTTGGCCCTTGAGCCTTTCAACCCCCAGCCCGCCCTCCAAGAGGATTTCCCTGTGACCGTGAGAATCACCATGGCCGCGGTGGACCCAGAGGCTGTTGACGACAAGGAGGAGCCTTCCACTTTGAGAGTGTTGAAGAGAGCAATTCCATTTGGCGACGACGACCTCTTGGACCTTGAGGCtgaggacgaggacgacgacgaagaagatgagttagatgaagaggaggaggaagaggaagaagaggagaagcccaaggagaagaagaaggagaagaaggagaagaagggaaagaaagatgagaagaaagatgaagaagaagaagatgatgaagaggacgacgaggatgacgaggatgatgaggatgatgaggacGACGTTGAGGAATTTGTTCTCTGTACGCTTTCTCCTAAGGTTCAGTTCCAGCAGACCCTCGACTTCACCATCTCTCCCAACGAGGAGGTGCACTTCGTTGTTACCGGCTCTTACCCTGTGCACCTTAGCGGTAACTATGTCGAGCACCCAGCcgacgacgaggaggacGACTACGATTCCGACGAGGAGGACGACTACTACGATGGCGAGGACTACAACTTGACCCCAGATGAGGACGAGTTGATGGACATTGCCGATTTGGAGGACGAGTCTGACGTCGAGGGCAAGATCGaggagttggtggaggatgacaactcgaagaagagagctgctgacgaggaggaggagcagcctgcgaagaagagcaagaaggacaagaagaaggaggagaagaaggtgcaATTCACCAAGGAGTTGGAGCAGGGCCCTACCCcactgaagaaggagaagaagaacaagaaggaggaaaagaaggaagaaaagaaggaggaggccaaggacaagaaggaggacaagaaggaggacaagaaggaggacaagaaggagaagaagtaccCTACGAAAACCTTGTTGGGCGGTGTGATCACCGAGGACAGAAAGACCGGCACTGGCGCCACCGCCAAGTCGGGCCACAAGGTTGGAATCAGATACATTGGTAAGTTGAAGGACGGTAAGGTGTTCGACAAGAACACCAGCGGCAAGCCATTTGTGTTCAATTTGGGCAAGGGCGAGTGTATCAAGGGCTTCGACTTGGGTGTTGCCGGCATGGCCGTTGGCGGCGAGAGAAGAGTGATTATCCCACCCAAGATGGGCTATGGGTCGCAGAAGTTGCCAGGAATCCCGGCCAATTCCGAGTTGACTTTCGACATCAAGTTGGTGTCGCTCAAATAG
- the RPL6 gene encoding 60S ribosomal protein eL6, producing the protein MSQTTPKIARKTQRPHKLRASITPGTVLILLAGRFRGKRVVYLKHLEDNTLLVTGPFKVNGVPLRRVNARYVIATSTKVDVSGVDVSKYNVAYFAREKTPKSKKSEADFFNEEQPKKEIKAEKVADQKTVDAALLSEIKKTPLLKQYLASSFSLKSGDKPHLLKF; encoded by the exons ATGAGCCAGACC ACTCCAAAGATCGCTAGAAAGACCCAGCGTCCTCACAAGTTGCGTGCCTCGATCACCCCAGGTACCGTGTTGATTCTCCTTGCCGGTAGATTCAGAGGTAAGAGAGTTGTGTACTTGAAGCACTTGGAGGACAACACCTTGTTGGTGACTGGTCCATTCAAGGTCAACGGTGTGCCATTGAGAAGAGTTAACGCTCGTTACGTGATCGCTACCTCCACCAAGGTTGACGTTTCTGGTGTTGACGTGTCCAAGTACAATGTTGCTTACTTTGCCAGAGAGAAGACCCCTAAGTCCAAGAAGTCCGAAGCcgacttcttcaacgaagaacaaccaaagaaagagatcaaggccGAGAAGGTGGCTGACCAGAAGACCGTCGATGCCGCTTTGTTGTCTGAGATTAAGAAAACCCCATTGTTGAAACAGTACTTggcctcctccttctccttgaagagCGGTGACAAGCCtcacttgttgaagttctAA